One part of the Caproiciproducens sp. CPB-2 genome encodes these proteins:
- a CDS encoding DUF554 domain-containing protein: protein MLGTIVNALSIALGTALGLILKSGIRDHYRETIMDGVALSVLLIGMMSAIKTNDLVLLIFSLVIGSIIGEALKIEDRLAGLGQLIESRTSSTDGSVAKAFVTASLVFCVGSMAIVGSIESGLTGNHQTLFAKSVLDGIVSIFLSSTMGFGVIFSAAAVFLYQGMITLLASSLKSLLTDEMIREISAIGGVLIMAIGLNMLKIKKIKVGNMLPAILLPFLYYFIKKAIGIA, encoded by the coding sequence ATGTTAGGAACCATTGTCAACGCGCTGTCCATTGCGCTGGGAACGGCGCTGGGACTGATTTTAAAAAGCGGTATCCGGGATCATTACCGTGAAACCATTATGGACGGGGTCGCGCTGTCCGTCCTGCTGATCGGAATGATGAGCGCCATCAAAACAAACGATCTGGTGCTGCTGATTTTCAGCCTGGTGATCGGCAGCATCATCGGCGAGGCGCTGAAAATCGAGGACCGGCTCGCGGGGCTGGGCCAGCTGATCGAAAGCAGGACTTCGAGCACGGACGGCAGCGTCGCAAAAGCCTTTGTGACCGCCAGCCTTGTGTTCTGCGTCGGCTCCATGGCGATCGTCGGCTCCATTGAAAGCGGGCTGACCGGCAATCACCAGACGCTGTTCGCCAAATCGGTGCTCGACGGCATTGTGTCCATTTTCCTCAGTTCGACCATGGGCTTCGGCGTGATTTTTTCCGCCGCAGCCGTATTCCTTTATCAGGGCATGATCACGCTGCTGGCGTCTTCTCTCAAGTCTCTGCTGACCGACGAAATGATACGGGAAATTTCGGCCATCGGCGGCGTCCTGATTATGGCGATTGGGCTGAACATGCTGAAAATCAAAAAAATAAAGGTCGGCAACATGCTGCCGGCCATTCTTCTTCCTTTTCTGTATTATTTCATTAAAAAAGCAATCGGGATCGCATAA
- the pglX gene encoding BREX-1 system adenine-specific DNA-methyltransferase PglX, with product MNKAAIRAFAVGAREKLIASVSRRAVELTAQKRNPFPGLTQDIENTGFQAVVEEVSYTWFIRIIGIRFMEVNGYLPGKVRVLSSGQPGQILPDILAAEPQEVRSDERFTALFISVCRSLAKILPEYFESECEYLEPLLQLSFREEDGVVRSLVDGISEEDFREAVEIIGWLYQYYNDARRNEVISLYGGRVKKEDVPAATQFFTTDWVVRSMVDNSLGQYWLERNPDSALREKLEFYLGAENAAVQENVPPQELKLLDPCMGSGHILVYAFDLLIEIYRECGVGPRDAAELILRRNLYGFDIDRRSWQLACFALLMKARGYNEDILTLGIPLNLYVIREGSGIGGDLLSFVADGDGQIEADLQSLLSALHGAAEYGSLLRVEQAGFDRIFRRVEEIRRQPCDSLFALAYREDTVHKLLPLLRQARAMAGKYTVVATNPPYLNRMNKKLKSYVNRHYRDYAGDLFSVFIYRSFGFCIPDGYCAFMSPFVWMFIKSYQKLREYIIREKSISSLIQLEYSAFDEATVPICTFVLKNGPESRPGVYLKLSDFRGGMEVQKQKVKEAVRNPRCSYRFEIPAKQFARIPGMPIAYWAGKKPGEIFSSVPPLSESAAVTNGLFTCDNQRFLRFWYEVAPENIHFHCIDRADCLQSSRKWYPYNKGGDFRKWYGNQEYVVNFQHFGREISEFRVKSGQSASFPGQGFYFERSVSWSFVSSSKFGVRYYPQGFVFDIAGSSVFPSREDDFYYILGFLSSSCAFAMLNLMNPTLNYQAGNIAKLPLRVDETVKQRVGVLVAENIKISREDWDSFETSWNFRIHPLVRFRTEEKDCKIADAFAAWKDFTDLRFQRMKENEEELNRIFISLYGLQNELKPQVEDGDVTIRRAELSRDIRSFLSFALGCMFGRYAVPGYDPRGGTDLLPVTPYLENDLAVRLVSFVKLVFGEKTLEENLSFIVSALGGSGSAVDVIRNYYGNEFYREHIRIYKKRPIYWMIDGGAFRALCYMHAYDENTFARGLDFLRKTQSGLKKYAEKEGLTKKQQKRLAEQLTRLRDFGIRLEIAAKKKIRIDPDDGVLTNYAKVQGGEALFPPMK from the coding sequence GTGAATAAGGCGGCAATCCGGGCTTTTGCGGTTGGCGCCAGAGAAAAGCTTATCGCGTCCGTCTCCCGGCGCGCCGTCGAACTGACGGCGCAGAAACGGAACCCGTTTCCCGGACTGACGCAGGACATTGAAAACACCGGCTTTCAGGCCGTGGTGGAGGAAGTCTCCTATACGTGGTTTATCCGTATCATCGGCATCCGGTTCATGGAGGTCAACGGCTATCTGCCGGGGAAGGTGCGCGTCCTTTCTTCCGGGCAGCCGGGACAGATCCTTCCGGATATCCTGGCGGCCGAACCGCAGGAGGTCCGGTCGGACGAGCGCTTTACCGCGCTTTTTATTTCTGTCTGCCGGTCCCTTGCCAAAATCCTTCCGGAGTATTTTGAAAGCGAATGCGAGTATCTCGAGCCGCTGCTGCAGCTGTCCTTCCGGGAGGAAGATGGAGTCGTCCGCAGCCTGGTGGACGGGATTTCCGAGGAGGACTTCCGGGAAGCGGTTGAGATCATCGGCTGGCTGTACCAGTATTACAATGACGCCCGCCGGAACGAGGTCATCAGCCTTTACGGCGGCAGGGTGAAAAAAGAGGACGTCCCGGCGGCCACGCAGTTTTTTACCACGGACTGGGTCGTGCGCAGCATGGTGGACAATTCTCTTGGCCAGTACTGGCTGGAACGGAATCCGGACAGCGCGCTCAGAGAAAAGCTGGAATTTTATCTCGGGGCGGAAAATGCCGCCGTTCAGGAAAACGTACCGCCGCAGGAGCTGAAGCTTCTCGACCCGTGCATGGGCAGCGGGCATATCCTTGTCTACGCGTTTGACCTGCTGATTGAAATTTACCGGGAATGCGGGGTGGGCCCGCGGGACGCGGCGGAGCTGATCCTTCGCCGCAACCTTTACGGGTTTGACATCGACAGGCGTTCCTGGCAGTTGGCCTGCTTTGCGCTGCTGATGAAGGCGCGCGGATACAATGAGGATATTCTGACGCTTGGAATCCCGCTGAACCTGTATGTCATCCGGGAAGGGTCCGGGATCGGCGGGGACCTGCTGTCCTTTGTGGCGGACGGCGACGGGCAGATCGAAGCGGATCTGCAAAGTCTTCTTTCGGCCCTTCACGGGGCCGCCGAATACGGCAGCCTGCTCCGTGTGGAGCAGGCCGGCTTTGACCGGATTTTCCGGCGGGTGGAGGAAATCAGGCGGCAGCCGTGCGACAGCCTGTTTGCGCTCGCGTACCGGGAAGATACCGTCCACAAGCTTTTGCCGCTGCTGCGGCAGGCCCGCGCAATGGCGGGGAAATACACGGTGGTTGCGACGAATCCGCCTTATCTGAACCGGATGAATAAAAAGCTGAAATCCTACGTCAATCGGCATTACCGCGACTATGCCGGGGACCTGTTCTCCGTGTTTATTTACCGCAGCTTCGGCTTCTGCATTCCGGACGGCTACTGCGCGTTTATGTCGCCGTTTGTCTGGATGTTCATCAAATCCTATCAGAAGCTGAGGGAATACATCATCCGGGAAAAATCGATCTCCTCGCTGATTCAGCTGGAGTATTCCGCTTTTGACGAGGCCACCGTGCCGATCTGTACCTTTGTGCTGAAAAACGGGCCGGAAAGCAGGCCCGGCGTGTATCTGAAGCTCTCCGACTTCCGGGGCGGCATGGAGGTGCAGAAACAAAAGGTAAAAGAAGCGGTGCGGAACCCGCGCTGCTCCTACCGCTTTGAGATTCCGGCAAAGCAGTTTGCCCGGATTCCCGGCATGCCGATCGCCTATTGGGCGGGCAAAAAGCCGGGGGAGATCTTCTCCTCCGTCCCACCCCTTTCCGAAAGCGCGGCGGTTACGAACGGGCTTTTTACCTGTGACAATCAGCGCTTCCTTCGTTTCTGGTACGAGGTAGCTCCTGAAAACATCCATTTCCACTGCATCGACCGGGCCGACTGCCTGCAGAGCAGCCGGAAATGGTACCCCTATAACAAGGGCGGCGATTTCCGGAAATGGTACGGCAATCAGGAGTATGTGGTCAATTTTCAGCATTTCGGGCGGGAGATCAGCGAGTTCCGCGTAAAGTCGGGACAGTCCGCTTCCTTTCCCGGCCAGGGCTTTTATTTTGAGCGGAGCGTGTCCTGGTCGTTCGTCAGCTCCTCCAAATTCGGCGTGCGGTATTATCCGCAGGGCTTTGTGTTCGACATCGCCGGTTCCTCCGTTTTCCCGAGCCGGGAGGACGATTTCTATTATATTCTTGGATTTTTGTCCAGCAGCTGCGCTTTTGCCATGCTGAACCTGATGAATCCCACGCTGAACTATCAGGCGGGCAATATTGCCAAGCTTCCGCTGCGGGTCGATGAAACCGTGAAGCAGCGGGTCGGTGTGCTGGTCGCTGAAAATATCAAAATTTCCAGGGAGGACTGGGATTCCTTTGAAACCAGCTGGAATTTCCGGATTCATCCGCTGGTTCGTTTCAGGACGGAGGAAAAAGACTGTAAAATTGCCGATGCCTTTGCGGCGTGGAAGGATTTTACCGACCTCCGTTTTCAGCGGATGAAGGAAAACGAGGAAGAGCTCAACCGGATTTTTATCAGCCTTTACGGTCTGCAAAACGAGCTGAAGCCGCAGGTGGAGGACGGGGACGTCACCATCCGCCGCGCGGAGCTTTCCCGCGATATCCGCAGCTTCCTCAGCTTCGCCTTGGGCTGCATGTTCGGGCGGTACGCCGTTCCCGGCTATGATCCGCGGGGTGGGACGGACCTCCTGCCCGTTACCCCGTATCTGGAAAACGACCTTGCCGTGCGGCTGGTTTCCTTTGTAAAGCTTGTGTTCGGTGAAAAAACGCTGGAAGAGAATCTCTCTTTTATTGTTTCCGCGCTCGGCGGGAGCGGCAGCGCGGTGGACGTTATCCGAAACTATTACGGGAATGAATTTTACCGCGAGCATATCCGTATTTATAAAAAGAGGCCGATTTACTGGATGATTGACGGCGGCGCTTTTCGGGCGCTTTGTTATATGCATGCCTATGATGAAAACACCTTCGCCCGCGGGCTGGATTTTCTGCGGAAAACGCAGTCCGGGCTTAAAAAATATGCGGAAAAGGAGGGACTGACCAAAAAACAGCAGAAAAGACTGGCGGAGCAGCTTACCCGGCTGCGGGATTTCGGAATCCGGCTGGAAATTGCCGCGAAAAAGAAAATCCGGATTGATCCGGATGACGGTGTGTTGACGAATTACGCAAAGGTACAGGGCGGGGAAGCGCTTTTTCCCCCAATGAAATGA
- a CDS encoding HAD family hydrolase yields the protein MMKAVVLDMDGTMFDTERLSIDGWKKAGEALGCGNVMELIEQAMGITAAAEKELFLTKYGPDFPFEEFRKISVDYSRDYIKKNGVPVKEGLFELLDYLKREGYRIAVATSSSRSSTMSHFENTKITGYFDQIICGDMIEKSKPDPDIYLKAAQALQVPPQECMALEDSPNGILSAYRAGMKTVMIPDTVPANPELEKMLFACVPTLRGVIPVLKNLKKGK from the coding sequence ATGATGAAAGCAGTGGTACTGGATATGGACGGAACCATGTTCGACACCGAACGCCTTTCGATCGACGGCTGGAAGAAGGCCGGAGAAGCGCTCGGGTGCGGCAATGTGATGGAATTGATTGAACAGGCGATGGGAATTACCGCCGCCGCCGAAAAAGAACTGTTTTTAACAAAATACGGCCCCGACTTTCCGTTTGAAGAATTCAGAAAGATCAGTGTGGATTACAGCAGGGACTATATCAAAAAGAACGGCGTCCCGGTAAAAGAGGGGCTGTTTGAACTGCTGGACTATCTGAAACGGGAAGGCTACAGAATCGCGGTCGCAACGTCCTCTTCGCGCAGCAGCACCATGAGCCATTTTGAAAATACAAAGATAACCGGATACTTTGATCAGATCATTTGCGGCGACATGATTGAAAAAAGCAAGCCCGATCCCGATATTTACCTGAAAGCGGCCCAGGCGCTTCAGGTTCCGCCGCAGGAGTGCATGGCGCTGGAGGATTCTCCGAACGGAATTCTCTCCGCTTACCGCGCGGGGATGAAAACCGTTATGATACCGGACACGGTTCCCGCAAATCCGGAACTGGAGAAAATGCTCTTTGCGTGCGTCCCCACTCTCCGCGGCGTCATTCCGGTGCTAAAGAACCTGAAAAAAGGAAAATAA
- a CDS encoding YaiI/YqxD family protein has translation MNILVDADACPVKEIIVRLAKKQKVPVIMLTDTSHLLDDGYSKVITVDKGRDSADIRLVNLAGSGDIVVTQDFGVAAMALAKGAKALNQNGMVYDDSNMDRLLFERALGQEMRRAGARIGKFKKRSRQDDESFERVLLHMMEENI, from the coding sequence ATGAATATTCTGGTGGATGCCGATGCCTGCCCGGTTAAGGAAATTATTGTCCGGCTGGCGAAAAAACAGAAGGTGCCCGTCATCATGCTGACCGACACGAGCCATCTGCTCGACGACGGGTACAGCAAGGTGATCACGGTGGACAAGGGCCGTGACAGCGCGGATATCCGTCTGGTCAATCTGGCCGGGAGCGGGGACATCGTCGTCACTCAGGATTTCGGCGTGGCGGCGATGGCGCTTGCCAAGGGCGCAAAGGCGCTGAACCAGAACGGCATGGTCTACGACGATTCCAATATGGACCGCCTTTTGTTTGAACGCGCGCTCGGCCAGGAAATGCGCCGCGCGGGGGCAAGGATCGGAAAGTTCAAAAAGAGAAGCAGGCAGGACGACGAATCGTTTGAGCGGGTCCTTTTACACATGATGGAAGAAAACATTTGA
- a CDS encoding NAD(P)/FAD-dependent oxidoreductase: MYDYDLIVIGAGPAGIFTALEMDKLAPGKKMLVVDSGSTIDRRACPARTSGQCAHCKTCNIMNGWAGAGAFSDGKLSLSEEVGGNITDYMPVEKARELIRYADDIYLHYGAPDKIFGKSDKFAEKVSYEARRENIQLIPCPVRHMGTEYSFEVLRGMYRYLSARPNFEFREHTTADSIFVENGKAEGVWLVDRSGGCTLVRAPYVVAAPGRGGAEWLARIAQENKLATTNNEVDIGVRVEVPNAVMDHLTKNLYEAKLVYYSDTFENKVRTFCMNPGGIVSEEHYDGGIGGGIAVVNGHSYADEDKHSENTNFAMLVSTRFTEPFNQPIEYGRYIAQLGNMLTGGGIMVQRLGDLLMGRRTDYTRLKKSTTVPTLKNAVPGDLSFVLPHRHLTSIVESLRAFDKLAPGLYSKNTLLYGVEVKFYSSKVSVKKNFETEIENLYTIGDGAGITRGLMQASVTGVVVARDIANKQN; encoded by the coding sequence ATGTACGATTATGATTTGATTGTCATCGGTGCCGGCCCTGCCGGCATTTTTACGGCTCTGGAGATGGATAAGCTTGCGCCCGGGAAAAAGATGCTGGTGGTAGACAGCGGCAGCACGATTGACCGGCGCGCCTGCCCGGCAAGGACCTCCGGACAGTGCGCCCACTGCAAAACCTGCAATATTATGAACGGCTGGGCCGGCGCCGGCGCTTTTTCGGACGGAAAGCTGTCCCTTTCGGAGGAAGTCGGCGGCAATATCACGGATTATATGCCGGTGGAAAAGGCACGGGAGCTCATCCGCTACGCCGACGATATTTATCTGCATTATGGCGCTCCGGACAAGATTTTCGGAAAAAGCGACAAATTTGCGGAAAAGGTGTCCTATGAGGCACGCAGGGAAAATATCCAGCTGATCCCCTGCCCGGTGCGCCATATGGGTACGGAATACTCCTTTGAAGTGCTGAGGGGCATGTACCGTTACCTTTCCGCCAGGCCGAATTTCGAGTTCAGGGAACACACCACGGCGGATTCCATCTTTGTGGAAAACGGAAAAGCGGAAGGCGTGTGGCTGGTTGACCGTTCCGGCGGGTGCACCCTTGTCCGCGCGCCCTACGTGGTGGCAGCGCCGGGACGCGGCGGCGCCGAGTGGCTGGCCCGCATTGCCCAGGAAAACAAGCTGGCCACCACCAACAACGAGGTCGACATCGGCGTGCGTGTGGAAGTGCCGAACGCGGTGATGGACCACCTCACCAAGAACCTGTATGAGGCCAAGCTGGTGTATTATTCGGATACGTTTGAAAATAAGGTGCGTACCTTCTGTATGAATCCGGGCGGCATTGTCAGCGAGGAGCATTACGACGGCGGCATCGGCGGGGGCATCGCGGTTGTGAACGGCCATTCCTACGCCGACGAAGACAAGCACAGCGAAAACACCAATTTTGCCATGCTGGTTTCCACCCGCTTTACCGAGCCGTTCAATCAGCCGATCGAGTACGGCCGGTATATCGCGCAGCTGGGGAACATGCTTACGGGCGGCGGCATTATGGTGCAGCGGCTGGGTGACCTCCTGATGGGAAGGCGTACGGACTACACCAGATTGAAAAAGTCCACGACGGTGCCCACCCTGAAAAACGCGGTGCCGGGCGACTTGTCCTTTGTGCTGCCTCACCGTCATCTGACCAGCATTGTGGAGTCGCTCCGCGCGTTTGACAAGCTGGCCCCGGGGCTTTACTCCAAGAACACCCTGCTTTACGGGGTGGAGGTCAAGTTCTATTCCTCCAAGGTATCGGTCAAAAAGAATTTTGAGACCGAAATCGAAAATCTGTACACCATCGGCGACGGCGCCGGCATTACCCGCGGGCTGATGCAGGCTTCCGTAACCGGCGTTGTGGTCGCGAGGGATATCGCGAACAAGCAAAACTGA